One genomic region from Anopheles bellator chromosome 2, idAnoBellAS_SP24_06.2, whole genome shotgun sequence encodes:
- the LOC131211446 gene encoding protein mothers against dpp isoform X1, giving the protein MLHSLDYNAPSGAEMASGYGNDYYYTMDTDDVESSSSSTMSSLNSLFSFTSPAVKKLLGWKQGDEEEKWAEKAVDSLVKKLKKRKGAIEELERALSCPGQPSKCVTIPRSLDGRLQVSHRKGLPHVIYCRVWRWPDLQSHHELKPLESCQYPFSAKQKEVCINPYHYKRVESPVLPPVLVPRHSEFAPGHSLLPFHQMNEPNMPHNVNYSSTGFNNSHMGGGGAGGAGSGGSVGGGGGGGNGTGGNGGGGGAGPNSPISSHMGPNSPMSSVSSPGPINSNPQSPYGALPETPPPAYSPPEEGNTGNQDGNQMDTSNQIHGEVAPISYQEQPYWASIAYYELNCRVGEVFHCTNTSIVVDGFTNPSNNSDRFCLGQLSNVNRNSTIENTRRHIGKGVHLYYVGGVVYAECLSDSAIFVQSRNCNHHHGFHPSTVCKIPPGCSLKVFNNQEFAQLLSQSVNHGFEAVYELTKMCTIRLSFVKGWGAEYHRQDVTSTPCWIEIHLHGPLQWLDKVLMQMGSPHNAISSVS; this is encoded by the exons ATGCTGCACTCACTCGACTACAACGCACCGTCTGGGGCAGAGATGGCGAGCGGTTACGGAAACG ATTACTACTACACGATGGACACCGACGATGTGGAATCCTCGAGCAGTAGCACGATGTCGAGCTTGAACAGTTTATTTTCGTTCACCAGCCCAGCGGTGAAGAAGCTGCTCGGCTGGAAGCAGGGCGACGAAGAGGAAAAATGGGCTGAGAAGGCGGTCGACAGTTTGGTTAAAAAGCTCAAGAAACGCAAGGGTGCCATCGAGGAACTGGAACGGGCCCTTTCCTGTCCCGGTCAGCCCTCGAAGTGCGTCACTATCCCGCGGTCACTCGACGGTCGACTACAG GTATCACACCGGAAAGGCTTGCCGCATGTCATCTATTGTCGTGTGTGGCGCTGGCCCGATCTGCAAAGCCATCACGAGCTGAAACCACTCGAATCGTGCCAGTATCCGTTTAGTGCGAAACAAAAGGAAGTATGTATTAATCCATACCACTACAAGCGTGTCGAAAGTCCGGTACTACCGCCGGTGTTGGTACCACGTCATTCCGAGTTTGCGCCAGGACACTCTCTGCTACCATTCCATCAAATGAACGAACCGAATATGCCGCATAACGTCAACTACTCGAGCACAGGCTTCAACAATTCGCACATGGGAGGAGGCGGTGCTGGGGGTGCCGGTAGTGGCGGCAGCgtcggtggcggaggaggaggtggtAATGGAaccggcggcaacggtggcggcggtggtgccgggcCGAATTCACCCATCTCTTCGCACATGGGACCAAACAGTCCGATGTCGTCGGTTTCGAGCCCGGGGCCTATCAATTCCAATCCTCAGAGCCCGTACGGAGCGTTGCCTGAAACTCCACCGCCAGCGTACAGTCCGCCGGAAGAAGGGAACACGGGCAACCAGGACGGAAACCAGATGGACACCTCGAATCAGATACATGGCGAGGTGGCTCCTATAAGCTATCAGGAACAACCCTACTGGGCGAGTATAGCGTACTACGAGCTGAACTGTCGCGTCGGCGAAGTGTTTCACTGCACCAACACATCCATCGTCGTTGACGGATTTACCAATCCGTCCAACAACTCGGACCGTTTCTGCCTCGGACAGCTGAGCAACGTGAATCGAAACAGTACGATCGAGAACACGCGACGCCATATCGGAAAGGGTGTGCACCTATACTACGTTGGAGGCGTGGTGTACGCGGAGTGTCTATCCGATTCGGCTATTTTCGTGCAGAGCCGCAACTGCAACCATCACCATGGGTTTCATCCGAGCACGGTGTGCAAGATACCGCCTGGATGTTCGCTGAAGGTCTTCAATAATCAAGAATTTGCTCAGCTACTATCTCAGTCGGTCAACCATGGGTTCGAGGCGGTATACGAGCTGACCAAAATGTGCACGATACGGTTGAGTTTCGTGAAGGGTTGGGGAGCGGAGTATCACCGACAGGACGTCACCTCGACACCGTGCTGGATCGAGATTCACCTTCACGGACCCCTTCAGTGGCTGGATAAGGTTCTGATGCAGATGGGATCGCCTCACAATGCGATCAGCTCAGTGTCGTAA
- the LOC131211446 gene encoding protein mothers against dpp isoform X2, with amino-acid sequence MDTDDVESSSSSTMSSLNSLFSFTSPAVKKLLGWKQGDEEEKWAEKAVDSLVKKLKKRKGAIEELERALSCPGQPSKCVTIPRSLDGRLQVSHRKGLPHVIYCRVWRWPDLQSHHELKPLESCQYPFSAKQKEVCINPYHYKRVESPVLPPVLVPRHSEFAPGHSLLPFHQMNEPNMPHNVNYSSTGFNNSHMGGGGAGGAGSGGSVGGGGGGGNGTGGNGGGGGAGPNSPISSHMGPNSPMSSVSSPGPINSNPQSPYGALPETPPPAYSPPEEGNTGNQDGNQMDTSNQIHGEVAPISYQEQPYWASIAYYELNCRVGEVFHCTNTSIVVDGFTNPSNNSDRFCLGQLSNVNRNSTIENTRRHIGKGVHLYYVGGVVYAECLSDSAIFVQSRNCNHHHGFHPSTVCKIPPGCSLKVFNNQEFAQLLSQSVNHGFEAVYELTKMCTIRLSFVKGWGAEYHRQDVTSTPCWIEIHLHGPLQWLDKVLMQMGSPHNAISSVS; translated from the exons ATGGACACCGACGATGTGGAATCCTCGAGCAGTAGCACGATGTCGAGCTTGAACAGTTTATTTTCGTTCACCAGCCCAGCGGTGAAGAAGCTGCTCGGCTGGAAGCAGGGCGACGAAGAGGAAAAATGGGCTGAGAAGGCGGTCGACAGTTTGGTTAAAAAGCTCAAGAAACGCAAGGGTGCCATCGAGGAACTGGAACGGGCCCTTTCCTGTCCCGGTCAGCCCTCGAAGTGCGTCACTATCCCGCGGTCACTCGACGGTCGACTACAG GTATCACACCGGAAAGGCTTGCCGCATGTCATCTATTGTCGTGTGTGGCGCTGGCCCGATCTGCAAAGCCATCACGAGCTGAAACCACTCGAATCGTGCCAGTATCCGTTTAGTGCGAAACAAAAGGAAGTATGTATTAATCCATACCACTACAAGCGTGTCGAAAGTCCGGTACTACCGCCGGTGTTGGTACCACGTCATTCCGAGTTTGCGCCAGGACACTCTCTGCTACCATTCCATCAAATGAACGAACCGAATATGCCGCATAACGTCAACTACTCGAGCACAGGCTTCAACAATTCGCACATGGGAGGAGGCGGTGCTGGGGGTGCCGGTAGTGGCGGCAGCgtcggtggcggaggaggaggtggtAATGGAaccggcggcaacggtggcggcggtggtgccgggcCGAATTCACCCATCTCTTCGCACATGGGACCAAACAGTCCGATGTCGTCGGTTTCGAGCCCGGGGCCTATCAATTCCAATCCTCAGAGCCCGTACGGAGCGTTGCCTGAAACTCCACCGCCAGCGTACAGTCCGCCGGAAGAAGGGAACACGGGCAACCAGGACGGAAACCAGATGGACACCTCGAATCAGATACATGGCGAGGTGGCTCCTATAAGCTATCAGGAACAACCCTACTGGGCGAGTATAGCGTACTACGAGCTGAACTGTCGCGTCGGCGAAGTGTTTCACTGCACCAACACATCCATCGTCGTTGACGGATTTACCAATCCGTCCAACAACTCGGACCGTTTCTGCCTCGGACAGCTGAGCAACGTGAATCGAAACAGTACGATCGAGAACACGCGACGCCATATCGGAAAGGGTGTGCACCTATACTACGTTGGAGGCGTGGTGTACGCGGAGTGTCTATCCGATTCGGCTATTTTCGTGCAGAGCCGCAACTGCAACCATCACCATGGGTTTCATCCGAGCACGGTGTGCAAGATACCGCCTGGATGTTCGCTGAAGGTCTTCAATAATCAAGAATTTGCTCAGCTACTATCTCAGTCGGTCAACCATGGGTTCGAGGCGGTATACGAGCTGACCAAAATGTGCACGATACGGTTGAGTTTCGTGAAGGGTTGGGGAGCGGAGTATCACCGACAGGACGTCACCTCGACACCGTGCTGGATCGAGATTCACCTTCACGGACCCCTTCAGTGGCTGGATAAGGTTCTGATGCAGATGGGATCGCCTCACAATGCGATCAGCTCAGTGTCGTAA